From one Deltaproteobacteria bacterium genomic stretch:
- a CDS encoding nitroreductase, with protein MDAIEAIQGRKSIRGYKPDPVPREILQEIIEIASRAPSSMNTQSWEITVVTGEPLENIKQGNIEMLTAGKGPNPDIKMEKYEGVYRERQVGLAIELFKLMGIGREDKEKRMAWTMRGFRFFDAPAAIILSTDKSLAPAHAFTDQGIIIQTICLTALSFGLGTCIMGQGIMFPDVVRKYTGIPESKQIFLCTPIGYPDPEYPANKLQSPRASLEETTRFIGFD; from the coding sequence ATGGACGCAATTGAGGCCATACAAGGTCGAAAGAGTATCAGGGGTTACAAACCGGATCCAGTGCCCAGGGAAATCCTGCAGGAAATTATTGAAATCGCTTCCCGCGCCCCTTCATCCATGAACACCCAGTCATGGGAAATTACGGTCGTCACCGGTGAGCCGCTGGAAAATATAAAACAAGGCAACATCGAAATGCTGACCGCAGGTAAGGGACCCAACCCGGATATCAAGATGGAAAAGTATGAAGGCGTCTATCGAGAGCGCCAGGTCGGCTTGGCTATAGAGCTGTTCAAATTAATGGGGATCGGCCGTGAGGACAAGGAAAAGCGAATGGCCTGGACTATGAGGGGCTTTCGGTTCTTCGACGCTCCGGCGGCTATCATTTTATCCACGGATAAGTCTCTCGCGCCGGCGCATGCCTTCACCGATCAAGGCATTATCATTCAAACGATCTGCCTTACCGCTCTTTCCTTCGGTCTTGGCACCTGCATCATGGGACAGGGGATCATGTTCCCGGACGTGGTGCGGAAATACACCGGCATTCCCGAATCCAAACAAATTTTTTTGTGTACCCCAATCGGTTATCCAGACCCGGAATACCCGGCGAACAAGCTTCAATCCCCCCGGGCCTCCTTAGAGGAAACCACCAGGTTCATTGGATTCGATTAA
- a CDS encoding long-chain-fatty-acid--CoA ligase yields MEMTLSTLLDLNANKHPDLEIVIFEDARATCSRLRDKANQRASALLSTGIEKGDHVAVLGTNCMELVETFFAIWRIGAVFVPLNFRNSPDELTYVVNHSDATSIIFQDKFEETVMKMKPSINEVQKFMIMGEGPSQDFIDFEVMTSEASIESPAVEVKEEDTATILYTAGTTGKPKGVLATHRNWIWACLGIRILGEKFWPDRPKSLLCGPYFHTGGLGNFLYCFFNQAPQVVLKKFDPRTALEWIEKEKINRLQGVSTTYNLILQVPDIKKYDLSSIHTLGSGAETMPDETRNRLKDVCPTAGIEEGYGMTESCGFIAARTREYTASKPYSVGFSPFTIEVRVVDEQGHDIAPNEVGEIVIRGPNIMKEYYKDPEKTADALRDGWLWTHDLGKMDEDGFLYIIERKHDMIKSGGENIYPKEVEDVLYRHPKITEAAVFGVPDPIWGQNVHAAVVLEKGKHMTVKEVVEFCKANLASFKKPKQVEFVETLPRSPIGKILRSELRKRFQNQGK; encoded by the coding sequence TTTGAGCACGGGGATCGAAAAGGGTGATCATGTGGCCGTTTTGGGCACCAACTGCATGGAGCTGGTAGAAACGTTTTTCGCAATCTGGCGGATCGGGGCTGTATTTGTACCTCTCAATTTCCGGAATTCCCCAGATGAACTTACTTATGTGGTGAATCATTCGGATGCCACCAGCATCATCTTTCAGGACAAGTTCGAAGAGACCGTCATGAAGATGAAGCCTTCCATCAATGAAGTTCAGAAATTCATGATCATGGGAGAAGGCCCTTCTCAGGATTTCATTGACTTTGAGGTCATGACCTCGGAGGCATCCATAGAAAGCCCAGCGGTTGAAGTCAAGGAGGAAGACACGGCCACCATCTTATATACGGCCGGTACAACGGGGAAACCCAAGGGAGTTCTGGCCACGCACAGGAATTGGATCTGGGCGTGTCTGGGTATTCGAATTTTAGGGGAGAAATTTTGGCCCGACAGGCCGAAATCATTGCTCTGCGGACCTTACTTCCATACCGGCGGCCTGGGAAACTTCCTCTATTGCTTTTTCAACCAGGCGCCGCAGGTTGTTCTCAAGAAATTTGATCCGCGAACTGCGTTAGAATGGATCGAAAAGGAGAAGATCAACAGGCTGCAAGGTGTTTCCACGACTTACAACCTGATACTTCAGGTTCCGGACATAAAAAAATACGACCTGAGTTCAATCCACACCCTGGGGTCTGGCGCGGAAACCATGCCTGACGAAACCAGGAATCGGTTGAAAGATGTTTGCCCGACCGCGGGCATTGAGGAAGGTTACGGCATGACGGAATCCTGCGGCTTCATTGCGGCTCGCACCAGGGAGTACACCGCCTCCAAACCTTACTCCGTCGGGTTTTCTCCCTTTACCATCGAGGTGCGCGTGGTGGATGAACAGGGTCATGATATAGCCCCGAACGAGGTGGGGGAGATCGTTATCCGCGGTCCGAACATAATGAAGGAATATTACAAGGATCCGGAAAAGACGGCGGATGCCCTTCGCGACGGCTGGCTGTGGACACACGACCTGGGGAAAATGGATGAGGACGGTTTTCTTTACATTATTGAGAGAAAGCACGACATGATTAAGAGCGGTGGTGAAAACATCTATCCCAAGGAAGTGGAAGATGTCCTGTACCGTCATCCCAAGATTACTGAGGCCGCTGTGTTTGGAGTTCCGGACCCGATCTGGGGACAGAATGTCCACGCCGCCGTGGTGCTTGAAAAAGGCAAGCATATGACGGTCAAGGAGGTCGTCGAGTTTTGTAAGGCGAATCTGGCGAGCTTCAAGAAACCGAAGCAAGTGGAGTTTGTTGAAACCCTGCCTCGAAGCCCTATAGGCAAGATTCTGAGAAGCGAACTGAGGAAAAGATTTCAAAACCAAGGCAAATAA